The Haemorhous mexicanus isolate bHaeMex1 chromosome 6, bHaeMex1.pri, whole genome shotgun sequence genome includes the window tacaatatatatatatatatatatataaaccgtataaaaataaaatatattttttccaaaaaaaaaaaaaaaaagacatggcACAGAACAATCTTAAATACCGATGCATATCTCGCGATCCACACACACCGCACTTATAATTAACAAAAACCACGTACAATTGcacttttcctctctgtgaCGTTCAAGTATATCGCAGTCCCCGCAGGGACTAATGAGTGTCCGATTCCCTGCCGGGTGCACATAACGCAGAGGGTAGAGCAGATGTGGGCGGCCTGTCCTTGCCCACGGCTGACGCGCACCCTCCAACCCTCGGGGGCAGAGGGCGAGGCCGGGGCCCGTCGCCCACCGGCGGGTCCCCCCCTGAGCATCGCCTCCTcggggcggcggggcgcgggAGGGCGGCCAGGGCCGCCCGGCCCCCCGGGAGCAGCGGCGGCGCCTTCGCGtcgcgggcggcggcggctgcgggagcCGGCGGTGCCCGGCCCGGGGAGGGCCAGAGTCCgtggcgggcggggggcgcagCGTCCGCTGCCCTTCTCAGCTCCCCGCGGAGGGCGCGCCGGGATCCCGCCCGGGCAGGCGCTCTCCGCGAATCCTGGCGGATCTCAGCCCGTGCCTCAGTCCATCCGTCGAGGCGGCCTCTGCCGGGTCTTGCGGCGCTTTAGACTCCGAGGAAGGCGGCGAGGGGCTGCGCCCGGCGCGTCCGTGGGCGCCGCCCGGAGCTGGGGGAGCGCGCTGGGCTGCGGCGCTCGGGCAGGGAACGCCGCCGGCGGCCGTAGCCCCGGGGACTGATCTTGTTTGGGGGGGCGGCATCGTTCCTATCGTTGACGGCCGCCCTGTGGAGCTCGTCGACCAGCCAATGCACCGTGCACGTCCCGAAGCGGCACGCCTTTGTTTGGAAGTGGGGGAATCTGTTAATGCTTTGGCGGTAGCGCTTGACGCGGATGTGAGCATCCTCCCGGTTGCTGCAGGAAGAGAGAGAGCGGGCATGAGAAGAGCGCGGTGGGGGCCCGGAGGAGGAGACCCGGTGGGCGAGGGAAGGGGagggtctgcagggcagggagccccCAGGCTGGAGACGGGCTCGTCCCGACGgtgcccagctgcccccaaGGCGTCCCGGTTGTGCCCTCCGCGGGAGCGcggagcagagcctgctgcccATGCGAGGAGAGGCCCCGCCGGTTTACGGCTGTTACTTTTTCCTAAGCATCCAGGGCTCAAGTTACTATTTATATCTGACTTTCGCAGCAAAGGCGCTACTATCTCCCGCCAGCTAAAGAGCGCGGGGAAAGGAAGGCGGGAGGCTGCTTTCAGCGCGATGGGCAGCCCGGGCAGGACCTGCCTCTGGGGCGGGGAGGATCGGCAGCGAGAATAACCCTAAACACCCGGAAACCAGGGGACCCCGAAACTTTCCACTGCCTCGAGCAAGTGCCCGAGCCTAGGAAGGGCTGGAATTTACCTGGGAGGCGAGACTCGGGAATCCTCCTTCACGTCCTGGGTGCGTATGAGAGGCAGCACGTCGGcggctgcccccagccctcgGAGCAAGCCCGCAGGCTTCACGTCCCGCTTGGCTCGGCTTAGTGCCCATTTCGTCCATCTGAAAGAGCGCAAGGGAAGAGAAGAGCCTGTTATCGCAAGTCTGCAGAGCGGGAGCCAAAGCAAATAGATTCGAGGGGCGAAAATCTTTGCCAGCGCcgagatttttttctttttttttttttcttctcctcccccCAGTGTTTCCTGAAAGGGCACGAGGCCTTTAAGGAGCCGAGCAATTCCTGCAGGGAATCCAGTGCCTCTGACCGCTGCCGGAGCCAGGCGCGGGGGCTCGGCAGCTCCACGCGCGGCGCGGGGCGCTGGCAGGAGGGCGCGCTCCGATACTCACTTTCTTTTGAACTCTGTCGCTACGTCCACCCTTGCAGCATCCACCCCGAAGAAGGTCACAGAGCCGAGATAGAGCAGGGCTACGTGAACTAGTTTCATtctggctgggctcctgctggaaggaaaagagaagaactATAAGCATGCTTGCTAATAAAAGTCAAGTAAGGACTGTCCTTTATTCCTGGTGATTCCAGAGAGCTCCTTCCCTCGCAGAGCCCCCAGGCTACCGGGGACTTTGTGTCTGATATGAACCAGAAGCTAATATTTGCTCAACAACTTATCACAGAGTAAATAACAGAGCCTCCAAAGTTTACGTTTCTCGAGAGTTTAGTTGCAGAGGCGGCTGAAAACCAGCAGGATTTCCAGAATACCCCCAGCGGCTTGCACTAGGATTTAGCAAACCCATAAGATCAGAGAGAGCTGGCTATCGGACGCATCGTTTCCAAACTCCAGCAAGTGTTTTGCTGCCGGGAAGTTTATTCCCTGATAGCTCCTCTTCCCACTTCACACGCAGAACCAGCTAGGTCTGGATCTTATGTTGTAAACTGCAGCTGATGCCAAGAGCCAGTGCAAGACTCCACAGCATAACTCCAAACTCTTCAAAACAGTCCAAATTTAGCAGAGTTTTACTTGCGTTCCACCTCCCCTGAATCTTTTGTTGTTGCcaaggatgggaaaaaaaatagttcttaCCTGACAGTGAGGATAATCCACTGAGACAAATGTTTTCGTAGTAGCGATCCGAGCTTGCAGGATTTCCTGAGGAGCGAGAACTCCTCctttgtgtgtgtgcgtgtgtgaaGTAATCACTGCCGAGCTCTGCGCTCCACTGCTCGCTTTTATAGAGCAGCGCTGAGAAGTGGGTGGACCTTGGCGTGGCTGGGCGAGCTCTCTTTTggcacccccccacccccacatTTCAAGCACTCCTTAAGCATTCTGACCTGGACTGGGGGCAAcatggtgggggggggggggttaaGAAGATTATTGAAAATTATCGTAAACAACCCCCTTGGTATTTTGTTAATTATAACGGCAGCTTTTAGGATTCTGAGTCATGGCACAACTTGCAAAATCCGATGAGCCCCTCAGCCTGTTTTACTGGGGACAGGGGTTTTAACCGCCAAAATATCACTATATTTATGCTGTCTGTAGAATAATTTCTCATTCTAGACATCTTAGCCTCAGGTGGGTGAAAGCAGAGGAGTAGAAACCAGATTCAATCCATTCCAAAATCCATGAAAATCCATCAAATATCAAAGTTCCAAAAATAAACCCATATTTGGACAACGTGAATTTATAATGAGTAACTGGAATGACAGCCTTCTTTACATAAGTAATGAGGTGGCAAATCGGGCATCATTAATATTTATGACTTAACTTGGGTACATTTTTTATCTaacaaaatgaattttatttacttaatcGATTCAAGTAAATCACAATTCAAATGATTTTGGGAGATGAAGGTTAGAGTCCATTCTGTGCCTTGGAACAGAGCAAGTGGCATTGTTTTGGGGCAAACACGGAGTCACTGAAACCCCTGGGGTTACGGGCGCTGGGAAGATCCGCCGTGCCTCGTGCTATTCCCAATCCGCAAACCTCACAGATGTGAGTGCAGTTACTTCCCGGTCAGAAAGCTGAACCAGTGCAGTATCGGGATCTCTCACAACATTCTCTCGGCTGGCCAGCAGCAAAACCTTAGCCTGACCACCttattgttgggttttttaacagTCTTTAACGTCTTTGCTCCGTGACGCTTCAGAAATGCGGAGGTCCGGCTTCGCAGGGGGTGCTGGAAGCCAGCAGCGGATGGACCGTGTCTCCGCTGACTCGTCGCAGTGCAAATTCGGCGGCACCGAGGGAAATGCCCCAGGAGATCTGCGCCCAGGGTCCCCTGGCCAGCGAGAGACGCTCGGCAGGAAGGAATGAGCTGGTGAAATGTTTCTCTCGCATCTTGCCCCAAGCAAAGTGTTTCAAAAGTCAGGTGAGTGAGCGTGTGCTCGTGACTGTGCCTTTCTAGATAACCGCGGTGTATAACAACACCCCGGAGAGGTATGTGCAGGGGGATGACGGAAACTTTCCTGTGCACTGCTCACTCGGTCTAAggtgctccctccctccctccctcccctcgcTCGCTAGCAGGGTCCAGACATCTGGAGCCTCCTGTCTCCGGCATCTACCTGTGCGGGGCAGGCTGGCCCGGGAGCTGCCACCACCCGGCCGGAGGGGagggccagcactgcctgtcgCTGCTCCCCATGGCATCAGCCGGCCGTCCCTCTGCCCCGAGCCCACTGCGCGGCTCCGCGGGGCGAGGCCGTTCCCCCGGGCCGGAGCCGGCCGCCGGGCAAGCCCGGATCCGCTGCCCGCCGCACCTGCCCGGCCGAGCGCGGGGCGGGacgcggcggcggccccggagCGCCGGCAGccggcggggctgccccgggctCAACCCCGTCCCTTCCGCCCGCAGCTCCGCGGAGCCGCAGCCGCGCTGCCCGCGCCTCGGACCGTGCTCCGGAGCACAAACGGGCAGAGCGAGAGGCTTGGGGGGAAACACAGGGaggaagaaatgggaaaataagTGGTCTAGAATGAGCTGTACGACTGCATCAGCCCGCGACGGCTGGATATTAGAGACCTCATGAGGCAGCTCAAGCTCGTGCGAGTTCAAGCTTTTCCTTGATTAGCAGAAGTTGAAACTGAATCTAGCTTTTTCCGAATGAGAAGGCAGGATTTTATGTGATAAGCATTACTTTGACTCAAATGAAGTCTCCcattccagtaaaaaaaaaaaaaaatcacacatttcCTCAAATGCTGGAAATCCCCTTATTAAAATCTTTGGCTTAAACGGGAAGTGTATTTTGTATACTCTTAGCCaaacaatgcagaaaaaaattcctagTTGATTTAGGAATAGTAATAACAGTAGTAACACAACTCTCATGTTTCTTCCATACTGACTGTAA containing:
- the ADM gene encoding pro-adrenomedullin, yielding MKLVHVALLYLGSVTFFGVDAARVDVATEFKRKWTKWALSRAKRDVKPAGLLRGLGAAADVLPLIRTQDVKEDSRVSPPSNREDAHIRVKRYRQSINRFPHFQTKACRFGTCTVHWLVDELHRAAVNDRNDAAPPNKISPRGYGRRRRSLPERRSPARSPSSGRRPRTRRAQPLAAFLGV